DNA sequence from the Gordonia polyisoprenivorans genome:
GATCCATATGCCTCACCCTATGACCTCCGATCCGCGCCTGCCCGGCGCCCGGAGAGCGTGCGTGTGCAGGCGATAAGGTCTGCTCATGCCATTCCTGAGCGAGGAGCCCACCGCCGCCGACGTCGCCGAACTGTTCCTCGGCGCCCCGGGGGTCGAACTCGACGAGACGAATCCGGAAAACCGGTTTGCCCCCGCATGGATCGAGAAGACCAGCGCGTTGCTCGACGACGCCGTCGCTGCAGGCGCGAAGGCCCTGGTCATCACCGCCACCGGAAAGTACTTCACCAACGGTCTGGACACCGACCACATCGCCGCGCACGCCGCGGAGTTGCCCGCCTATCTGGATTCGGTCCACGCGCTCTACACCAAGGTGCTGACTTTGCCGGTGCCCACCGTGGCCGCAATCAACGGACACGCCTTCGGAGCGGGCGCAATGCTCGCCCTGTGTGCCGACCACCTGGTCATGCGCACCGAACGCGGCTACTGGTCGCTCCCCGAAGCTGCCCTCAACATGCCGTTCACCCGGGGGATGGCAGCGCTGCTGCGCACGCGGTTGCCCGAGCGCACGGCCACCGAGGCGATGCTGACGGCCCGCCGCTACGGCGCCGATGACGCCGTCACCGCCGGCATCGTCGACGAGGCCGTCGGCGTCGACGAACTGCTCAACCGGGCCGTCGAGGTTGCCGTGCAGCGGGCCCCGCTGGCCGGGCCCACGCAGACCCTGATCAAGCGGGGGCTACGACGCCCGCTGCTCGCCGATCTCGCGGTACCGACGCCGCCCGAATTGCTCTGAGCCCGATGCGGCCGGACGACCGACCGGCCCAGCTGTGCATTCCCCGGTGGATGGAAGGAGAAATGTGGTGACGCAGGCCGAGATCGGTGACCCGTCCGGCGGTGTGATCGACACCTGGCTGGCCACCCACCGCGATCAACTGGTCGGCTGGCGCCGACACATCCACGCCCATCCCGAATTGTCCCGGCAGGAGGTGGCGACCACCGAACTGGTGATGGCCGAGCTGACCGCGCTCGGCCTGGCCCCGCGTCGACTCCCGTTGGGTACCGGCGTGGTCTGCGATCTGGGGCCGAGTACCGGCCAACGCATTGCCCTGCGCGCCGACATGGACGCGTTGCCGATCACCGAACACACCGGCCTGGCGTTCAGTTCGACGGTCGACGGGGTGTCGCACTCGTGCGGTCACGACGCACACACCGCGATCCTGCTGGGGACCGCGGCCGCGCTGGCCTCGGCGCCCGAGCTCCCCGTCGGGGTCCGGCTGGTGTTCCAGCCGGCCGAAGAGGTGATGCCCGGCGGTGCGCTCGACGCGGTGGCCGCCGGAGTCACCGAAGGGGTGAGCCGGATCTATGCGTTGCATTGCGATCCGCGCCTGCCGGTCGGCTCGGTCGGACTTCGCGAGGGTGCGCTCACCTCCGCCGCCGACCACATCGAACTCCAACTGCGCTCACCCGGCGGGCACACCTCACGCCCGCATCTGACCGGTGATCTCATCTATGCGATGGGCGCCGTCATCACCGGGCTGCCGGGCATCTTGTCGCGGCGGATCGACCCGCGATCGGGCACCGTGATGGCATGGGGGGCAGCGCATGCCGGCAACGCCCCCAATGCGATCCCGCAGGAAGGGATGCTGCGCGGAACCGTACGTACCGGAGAGCACGGTACCTGGGCCGACATGGAGCCTCTGGTGCGCAGCGTGATCGGCGAACTTCTTGCACCACTGCGGGTTTCGTATGATCTGTCATACTTCCGCGGCGTACCGCCGGTGATCAACGATCCGCTCGCGGTCGAGGTGCTCGCCGCATCGGTGGCCACGCTCGGTCCCACCGCCGTCGCCGACACCCCGCAGTCGCCGGGCGGCGAGGACTTTTCCTGGTACCTCGAACAGGTGCCCGGAGCGATGGGACGCCTCGGCGTGTGGAACGGTCTCGGGCCGCAGCTCGACCTGCACCAGTCCACCTTCGACATCGACGAACGGGCACTCGACGTCGGTGTGCGCACACTCGCCGGCGTGGTGTTCATCGGATCGCCCGGCGCGCCGATCTGAGGCTGTTGTATCAGAACTCTGGGGCTGTAATCAGGCTTCTGGGTGTCTCAGGCTTCGGGGGCGCCCGGACCGGGCCCGACGTTGCGGGCCTCGCGCAGGCGTAGGTCCTGCACGTAGTCGGCGGGTGCGCCGGCCACCTCGGCGGCGTCGGCCATCACACCGAGATAGCGGGCCGAGGGCAGTCCGCCCTCGTAGGCGTCGAGGACGTACATCCATGCCAGGACACCGCCGTCGGCGGTCTTCACCCGGGCCCGGATCTTGCGGTGGATGCCGAGTTCGGAGCCCTCCCACCGGTCGAGGTTGTCCTCGTCCTCGGTGGGAACGTCGTAGAGGACGACGAAGACCTTGGCGTCGGGATCGTCACGGTCCTCGGTGACGGTGGCCAGTGATCCTTCCCACCCGATGTCGCCTCCACCGAAGGTCAGTCGCCAGCCGTGCAGCCATCCGGTTCCCGACATCGGCGAGTGCGGGGCGCGCAGCGCCATCTGCTCGGGATCCATGTTCGAACCGTACGCTGCGTAGATCGGCATAGTCGCCTCTGACCTGCACTTTCCCGCCGGGATGGGGCCCGACCTCATCGATTTGCCGCCACCGGTGCACCTGCGGCCACGACGATCGTATTACGCCGGACGCCGCTGCACGATGCACGCGGTGATCGCCGACCGTGCCACGGCGCAGAAATCGGCAGCGGCGCGCAGGAGTAATCATCGTCGATGGCCTAGGTTGGTCAGCGGAGTCGACAAGTATCTTCCAGCCCGACAGGAGTGATGGACGTGACGAGGATCGTGATCATCGGCGGAGGCCCCGCAGGCTATGAGGCGGCGCTGGCCGCGGCCGCGTACGGCGCCGACACCACCGTGATCGACTCCGACGGCATCGGCGGTGCCTGCGTGTTGTGGGACTGCGTGCCCTCCAAGACGTTCATCGCATCCACCGGCATTCGCACCGAGGTCCGACGCGCCGTCGACCTCGGTATCAATCTGCGCACCGACGACACGTTGGTGACGCTGCCATCGATCCATCAGCGGGTTCGCGATCTGGCGTTCGCCCAGTCCGCCGACATCCGATCGCGACTCATCAGTGAGGGCGTCACGCTGGTCTCCGGCACAGCGGCCCTGGAAGGACCTCAGGTCGGGGTGTCCACGCACGCCGTTACCGCCACCCTCGCCGACGGCTCCACCCAGCGCTACGAGGGCGACGTCGTCCTGATCGCGACGGGTGCCTCGCCGCGTGTGCTGCCCGACGCGCAGCCCGACGGCGAACGCATCCTCACCTGGCGCCAGCTCTACGATCTCGAGGCGCTGCCCGAACACCTGGTCGTGATCGGCTCGGGTGTGACGGGTGCCGAGTTCGTGCACGCCTACACCGAACTCGGGGTCAAGGTGACGCTGATCTCCAGCCGGGACCGCGTGCTGCCGCACGAGGACGAGGACGCCGCACTCGTGCTCGAGGAGGCACTCGCCGAACGTGGCGTCGAATTGGTCAAGCATGCCCGCGCCGACAAGGTCGTCCGTACCGGCGATTCGGTGACCGCCTACCTCGCCGACGGCCGCAGCGTCACCGGATCGCACGTACTGATGACCGTCGGATCGGTTCCCAACACCAACGACCTCGGCCTCGACCGCGCTGGTGTCGAGACCCATCGCGGCGGCTACATCACCGTCGACCGCGTTTCGCGGACATCGGTGGCCGGCATCTACGCCGCCGGTGACTGCACCGGATTGTTCCCGCTCGCGTCGGTCGCGGCCATGCAGGGCCGGATCGCGATGTACCACGCCCTCGGCGAAGGCGTGAGCCCGATCAAACTCAAGACTGTGGCCTCGGCGATCTTCACCCGGCCCGAGATCGCCACCGTCGGGGTGTCGCAGAATGCCATCGATTCCGGTGAGTATCCGGCGCGCACGGTGATGCTGCCGCTGGCCACCAACCCCCGCGCCAAGATGAGTGGGCTGCGCCGCGGCTTCGTGAAGATCTTTTGCCGGCCCGCCACCGGCGTGGTGATCGGCGGTGTGGTGGTCGCACCCAACGCGTCCGAACTCATCCTGCCGATAGCTCTGGCGGTGCAGAACAAACTGACCGTTTCCGATCTGGCACAGACGTTCTCGGTGTATCCGTCGCTGTCGGGTTCGGTGACCGAGGCGGCCCGTCAGCTCGTGCGTCACGACGACCTGGACTGACCTGGTCCCACGGGTGCTGCTCCCACGGGCTCTCCGTGCGTCATCGGTTCCGATCCATGCACAGGTGTCCGATTCGTCCTGCTGGGCTGCTCGCGGGCCGGTAGGGTCGCTCACGATGCCGACGAGGTGGTGGGGGAGAGAATGCTGGGGGAGACAGGGTGACCGGCGACGGCGATCGCAATGCCCGGCGCAGTGGTGAGCGTCCGGCGGACTGCGGCAGCACCGACTGGGGGTCGATGTCGATCACCGAGATCCTCACCATCATCTCCTCGATGAAACAGGGTGCCGCACAAGGTGATGCCGACGCGGTGCTCGTCGCCATCGAGAAAGTGGAGGGGATCGCCCACGCCCTGTTGAACGGCTTCACCGACGACGGGGTGCTGATGGGGCAGGCCGCACGGGGTGCTGTCGACGCCGCTCTCCGTCTCGGTGGCGAGATGTCGGCCAGTGTTGCCGACGCGCGTGGTAGCGCAGCGGCAATGACCGAGGCGGCGGGCATCCTCGGCGCGACGCATGGCCAGAAACCACTGCTCGAGGCCTACCGGACCCGGTTACAGGATCATCCCGAGGATGCCGC
Encoded proteins:
- a CDS encoding NAD(P)H-quinone dehydrogenase → MTRIVIIGGGPAGYEAALAAAAYGADTTVIDSDGIGGACVLWDCVPSKTFIASTGIRTEVRRAVDLGINLRTDDTLVTLPSIHQRVRDLAFAQSADIRSRLISEGVTLVSGTAALEGPQVGVSTHAVTATLADGSTQRYEGDVVLIATGASPRVLPDAQPDGERILTWRQLYDLEALPEHLVVIGSGVTGAEFVHAYTELGVKVTLISSRDRVLPHEDEDAALVLEEALAERGVELVKHARADKVVRTGDSVTAYLADGRSVTGSHVLMTVGSVPNTNDLGLDRAGVETHRGGYITVDRVSRTSVAGIYAAGDCTGLFPLASVAAMQGRIAMYHALGEGVSPIKLKTVASAIFTRPEIATVGVSQNAIDSGEYPARTVMLPLATNPRAKMSGLRRGFVKIFCRPATGVVIGGVVVAPNASELILPIALAVQNKLTVSDLAQTFSVYPSLSGSVTEAARQLVRHDDLD
- a CDS encoding enoyl-CoA hydratase/isomerase family protein, whose protein sequence is MPFLSEEPTAADVAELFLGAPGVELDETNPENRFAPAWIEKTSALLDDAVAAGAKALVITATGKYFTNGLDTDHIAAHAAELPAYLDSVHALYTKVLTLPVPTVAAINGHAFGAGAMLALCADHLVMRTERGYWSLPEAALNMPFTRGMAALLRTRLPERTATEAMLTARRYGADDAVTAGIVDEAVGVDELLNRAVEVAVQRAPLAGPTQTLIKRGLRRPLLADLAVPTPPELL
- a CDS encoding amidohydrolase, with the translated sequence MTQAEIGDPSGGVIDTWLATHRDQLVGWRRHIHAHPELSRQEVATTELVMAELTALGLAPRRLPLGTGVVCDLGPSTGQRIALRADMDALPITEHTGLAFSSTVDGVSHSCGHDAHTAILLGTAAALASAPELPVGVRLVFQPAEEVMPGGALDAVAAGVTEGVSRIYALHCDPRLPVGSVGLREGALTSAADHIELQLRSPGGHTSRPHLTGDLIYAMGAVITGLPGILSRRIDPRSGTVMAWGAAHAGNAPNAIPQEGMLRGTVRTGEHGTWADMEPLVRSVIGELLAPLRVSYDLSYFRGVPPVINDPLAVEVLAASVATLGPTAVADTPQSPGGEDFSWYLEQVPGAMGRLGVWNGLGPQLDLHQSTFDIDERALDVGVRTLAGVVFIGSPGAPI
- a CDS encoding gamma-glutamylcyclotransferase, which encodes MPIYAAYGSNMDPEQMALRAPHSPMSGTGWLHGWRLTFGGGDIGWEGSLATVTEDRDDPDAKVFVVLYDVPTEDEDNLDRWEGSELGIHRKIRARVKTADGGVLAWMYVLDAYEGGLPSARYLGVMADAAEVAGAPADYVQDLRLREARNVGPGPGAPEA